A portion of the Pedobacter cryoconitis genome contains these proteins:
- the guaB gene encoding IMP dehydrogenase, whose product MQLDPQKFIAEGLTYDDVLLVPAYSEVLPRDVNTGSYLTKKIRINVPVVSAAMDTVTESGLAIAIAQAGGIGMLHKNMSIERQAEEVSKVKRSESGMIQDPVTLRADAIVADAFQIMTKYKIGGIPIIDNNNKLVGIITNRDLRFQKDMQRPISEVMTSENLITAAEGTTLIQAEEILQDYKIEKLPVINKEGNLAGLITFKDIQKYKNYPKACKDERGRLRVGAAVGVAADNIDRVAALVKAGVDVVTVDTAHGHSKGVIDMVKAIKARFPDLQVIAGNIATAAAALALAEAGADAVKVGIGPGSICTTRIIAGVGVPQLYAVYECAKALEGTGIPVIADGGIKQTGDIVKALAAGASSIMAGSLFAGVEESPGETIIYEGRKFKSYRGMGSVEAMQHGSKDRYFQDEEDVVTKLVPEGIVGRVPYKGTLAEVIYQYVGGLRAGMHYCGAATIEELQQAKFVRITAAGMRESHPHDISITKEAPNYSR is encoded by the coding sequence ATGCAACTCGATCCCCAAAAATTTATTGCCGAAGGACTAACATACGATGACGTATTATTAGTTCCAGCCTACTCCGAAGTCCTTCCCCGTGATGTAAACACCGGAAGTTATTTAACAAAAAAAATACGTATTAATGTACCTGTAGTTTCTGCTGCAATGGATACCGTTACTGAATCCGGACTGGCAATTGCTATTGCTCAGGCTGGTGGTATTGGCATGCTGCACAAGAATATGAGTATTGAGCGCCAGGCTGAAGAAGTTAGCAAGGTTAAACGCTCAGAAAGCGGAATGATACAAGATCCGGTAACCCTTCGTGCAGATGCAATTGTTGCAGATGCATTCCAGATCATGACTAAATATAAAATAGGTGGTATACCTATTATTGACAATAATAATAAATTGGTTGGTATCATTACCAATCGCGATCTTCGTTTCCAGAAAGATATGCAGCGCCCGATTTCGGAAGTAATGACTTCTGAAAATCTGATTACGGCTGCCGAAGGAACAACCCTGATCCAGGCTGAAGAAATCCTTCAGGACTACAAAATCGAAAAATTACCGGTTATCAATAAAGAAGGTAATCTTGCGGGTTTAATCACCTTTAAAGATATCCAGAAATATAAAAATTACCCTAAAGCTTGTAAAGATGAGCGTGGCCGCCTCCGGGTTGGTGCTGCTGTTGGCGTTGCAGCTGATAATATTGACCGCGTTGCTGCCCTGGTTAAAGCCGGTGTTGACGTAGTTACTGTGGATACTGCACATGGACACTCGAAAGGTGTGATTGACATGGTGAAAGCTATTAAGGCTCGTTTCCCTGACTTACAGGTAATTGCCGGGAATATTGCTACAGCTGCTGCTGCTTTGGCACTTGCTGAAGCTGGTGCTGATGCTGTTAAAGTTGGTATAGGACCGGGTTCAATCTGTACAACAAGAATCATAGCAGGTGTGGGAGTACCTCAGTTATATGCAGTTTATGAATGTGCAAAGGCTTTAGAAGGTACAGGAATCCCTGTTATTGCTGATGGTGGTATCAAACAAACGGGAGATATCGTTAAAGCTCTCGCTGCCGGTGCAAGTTCAATCATGGCTGGTTCTTTATTCGCAGGAGTAGAGGAGTCACCAGGCGAGACTATCATTTATGAAGGACGTAAGTTCAAGTCTTACCGTGGTATGGGTTCTGTAGAAGCGATGCAGCATGGTTCTAAAGACCGTTATTTTCAGGATGAGGAAGATGTAGTGACTAAGCTTGTTCCTGAAGGTATTGTAGGCCGTGTTCCTTATAAAGGAACTTTAGCTGAAGTAATTTATCAATATGTTGGTGGTTTGAGAGCAGGAATGCATTATTGCGGTGCTGCAACTATTGAAGAACTGCAACAGGCTAAGTTTGTAAGAATAACAGCAGCTGGAATGAGAGAAAGTCATCCACATGATATTTCGATCACTAAAGAAGCTCCAAACTATTCACGCTAG
- a CDS encoding acyl-CoA carboxylase subunit beta, whose protein sequence is MNIEFNKNEDINKQLVYELKTKLKKIFAGGGEKSAAKQKEKGKMLARERVAYLIDKETEFLEIGAFAADGMYAEQGGCPSAGVICGIGYVSGRQCMIVANDATVKAGAWFPMTAKKNLRAQEIAMENRLPVIYLVDSAGVYLPMQDEIFPDKEHFGRMFRNNAMMSADGIVQISAIMGSCVAGGAYLPIMSDEAMIVEGTGSVFLAGSYLVKSAIGEDVDNETLGGATTHCEISGVTDYKQPNDQAALDSIRNIMSMLGEPQSAGFSRVKPQEPKLNPEDIFGILPENREKQYDMHEIIYRLVDNSEFEEYKKEYGQSIICGLARIDGWAVGIVANQRKVVKSKKGEMQFGGVIYSDSADKSARFIMNCNQKKIPLVFLQDVTGFMVGSRSEQGGIIKDGAKMVNAVANSVVPKFTIVIGNSYGAGNYAMCGKAYDPRLIYAWPSAKIAVMGGSQAAKTLLQIQAASLKSKGETITPEKEAELLKEITDRYDSQTTPFYAASRLWVDGIINPLETRKVISMGIEAANQSPIKRQFNVGIIQT, encoded by the coding sequence ATGAACATCGAATTCAACAAAAACGAAGATATTAATAAGCAGCTGGTATATGAACTTAAAACAAAGCTGAAGAAAATATTTGCTGGAGGGGGAGAAAAGAGCGCGGCGAAGCAAAAAGAAAAAGGTAAAATGCTGGCCAGGGAAAGAGTAGCTTACCTGATCGATAAAGAAACAGAATTTTTGGAGATAGGGGCCTTTGCTGCTGACGGTATGTATGCAGAACAAGGAGGCTGTCCATCTGCCGGAGTAATTTGTGGGATTGGTTACGTCTCTGGACGTCAGTGTATGATTGTGGCTAATGATGCTACTGTGAAAGCAGGAGCTTGGTTCCCAATGACTGCCAAGAAAAATCTCCGTGCGCAGGAAATTGCGATGGAAAACAGACTTCCGGTAATTTATCTGGTAGATAGTGCCGGGGTTTATCTGCCGATGCAGGATGAAATATTTCCTGATAAGGAACACTTTGGAAGAATGTTCAGGAATAATGCCATGATGTCTGCGGATGGAATTGTACAGATTTCTGCAATTATGGGTTCTTGTGTTGCTGGTGGGGCATATTTGCCAATCATGAGTGACGAGGCTATGATTGTAGAAGGGACTGGCTCTGTTTTTCTTGCGGGTTCTTATTTGGTGAAATCTGCCATTGGTGAAGATGTTGACAATGAAACATTGGGTGGGGCAACCACACATTGTGAAATATCTGGTGTTACAGATTACAAGCAACCCAATGACCAGGCCGCACTGGATAGCATCCGGAATATCATGAGTATGCTGGGGGAACCTCAATCGGCTGGTTTTAGCCGGGTGAAGCCTCAGGAACCAAAATTAAATCCTGAGGATATATTCGGAATTCTGCCTGAAAACAGGGAGAAACAGTATGATATGCATGAAATCATTTACCGCCTGGTAGATAATTCAGAATTTGAAGAATATAAAAAAGAATACGGTCAGAGTATTATCTGCGGTTTAGCCAGGATAGATGGCTGGGCTGTCGGTATTGTTGCGAATCAGCGGAAAGTAGTCAAATCTAAAAAAGGCGAAATGCAGTTTGGTGGTGTAATCTATTCTGACAGTGCGGATAAATCGGCACGGTTCATCATGAATTGTAACCAGAAAAAAATCCCTTTGGTTTTCTTACAGGATGTAACAGGTTTCATGGTAGGCAGCAGATCGGAACAGGGCGGAATTATTAAGGACGGCGCAAAAATGGTGAATGCGGTAGCAAATTCTGTAGTCCCTAAATTCACGATTGTAATTGGTAATTCTTATGGCGCGGGTAATTATGCGATGTGTGGTAAGGCTTATGATCCACGCTTGATTTATGCCTGGCCAAGTGCTAAAATTGCGGTGATGGGTGGATCTCAGGCTGCAAAGACTTTGTTACAAATTCAGGCAGCTTCACTTAAATCAAAAGGAGAAACGATTACTCCGGAGAAGGAAGCTGAATTGCTGAAAGAGATTACTGATCGCTATGATAGCCAGACCACTCCTTTTTATGCAGCTTCCAGGTTATGGGTAGATGGAATTATTAATCCGCTGGAGACCCGTAAGGTTATTTCCATGGGAATTGAAGCGGCAAATCAGTCCCCGATAAAAAGACAATTCAATGTTGGAATTATCCAGACCTAG
- a CDS encoding glycoside hydrolase family 2 protein — MSKTTKFRLLKMLFSLLILFATFNQSSAQDQYELNSGWLCMPSTQVKAKGTEISNATFSLSGWKKAVVPGTVLTTMLENKEVPDPFFGMNNKLIPDIYETGRDYYTYWFTKDFKEAIPGADGQVWLKFRGINYSCDIFLNGKKVNDKPFKGMYLRKTFNITSLLSKSGTNRLAVIVYPPDEVGNPNGGQGGDGTIAKGVAHQYTAGWDWIRPIRDRNTGIWDKVYIERTGGVSLDNPHVVTLVPGKREASGPQQPAIIKVSAELKNTTARPVTGNLVYTMGGQKVTKSVTLKPNSTNEINLPELSFANPKLWWPAGYGKQDLYALKISFLEKGTKLCDSQTVNVGIREIQTAWNVTTKSKEVLVNGQKIFIKGGNWIISDAMLRFTDARYDTEIRYHRDMNLNLIRIWGGALIERPEFYQACDKYGMLVLQDFWMSGDCNGRWEDPMKLEDQWKRRKYPDDHHLFLESATDMIKMVRNHASLAIWCGGNEITPPDDILIPLRDSILPKLDGTRWFIDYSNSDSMSLNTIGGNGDGPYTIQDVSTFWKDRTFPFNSEVGSVGVGDLESLERFIPKANLIAPVYITPEKREAKGPSEKVDSVWDYHNYLGVGYEQHILPYGKPADVADFAKKAQLVNYDQYRGLMEGFSAHMWEWYTGVIIWKTQNPWTSMRGQMYDYYLDPNACLFGLRSGSEPLHAMYNPVDGMLMVVNNGFKGKQNIMLDARVFDMDGKETSLTKVFCFLDPASTKKVMSVKKIVDELSAKKGSFLSLQLLDENKNLLSTNLYWLADSKGGYSGLNELKGSALKMTAKQLKSGQIEVSLSNPANGPVSFFNRVSLVNAQTKKRVLPVFYEDNYFSILPGADKKIIIDYQPEKGASLPMITLTNYVGQEQTIQINP; from the coding sequence ATGTCAAAAACCACCAAATTCCGATTGCTCAAAATGCTGTTTTCCTTACTGATCTTGTTTGCAACATTCAATCAGTCATCAGCTCAAGATCAATATGAACTCAATTCGGGCTGGCTATGTATGCCATCTACTCAAGTAAAAGCAAAAGGCACTGAAATCTCTAACGCTACTTTCTCTTTGTCAGGCTGGAAAAAAGCAGTAGTTCCTGGAACTGTACTCACGACCATGCTGGAAAATAAAGAAGTGCCGGATCCTTTTTTTGGAATGAATAATAAACTGATTCCTGATATTTATGAAACAGGAAGGGACTATTATACTTACTGGTTCACAAAAGATTTTAAGGAAGCAATTCCGGGAGCTGATGGCCAGGTGTGGTTGAAGTTCAGAGGAATTAACTACAGTTGTGATATCTTCCTGAATGGTAAGAAAGTAAATGACAAACCTTTCAAAGGAATGTACCTTCGGAAAACTTTTAACATTACCTCATTGCTTTCTAAAAGCGGAACCAACAGGTTAGCAGTAATCGTTTATCCTCCCGATGAAGTGGGTAACCCAAATGGCGGACAAGGTGGTGATGGAACTATTGCAAAAGGTGTAGCCCATCAATATACTGCCGGATGGGACTGGATCCGTCCAATCAGAGATAGAAATACTGGAATCTGGGATAAAGTATATATTGAAAGAACAGGCGGTGTAAGTTTGGATAATCCACATGTGGTTACCCTTGTACCTGGAAAGCGTGAAGCTTCCGGACCACAGCAACCTGCAATTATCAAGGTTTCTGCTGAACTTAAAAATACAACTGCCAGACCTGTAACAGGGAACCTGGTTTATACGATGGGTGGACAGAAGGTGACCAAATCGGTTACCTTGAAGCCTAACAGTACCAATGAAATCAATCTTCCTGAATTAAGTTTCGCCAATCCTAAATTATGGTGGCCTGCTGGTTACGGTAAACAGGATTTATATGCTTTAAAAATCAGCTTTTTAGAAAAGGGTACTAAACTTTGTGATAGCCAGACTGTAAATGTAGGGATCAGAGAGATTCAGACAGCATGGAATGTGACCACTAAAAGTAAAGAAGTTTTAGTCAACGGACAGAAGATATTTATTAAAGGGGGTAACTGGATCATTTCTGATGCGATGCTTCGCTTTACGGATGCCAGATATGATACAGAAATCAGGTATCACCGTGATATGAACCTGAACCTGATCAGAATCTGGGGTGGAGCTTTAATTGAGCGTCCTGAGTTTTACCAGGCTTGTGATAAATATGGAATGCTGGTTTTACAGGATTTCTGGATGTCGGGTGATTGTAACGGCAGATGGGAAGATCCAATGAAACTGGAAGATCAATGGAAACGCAGAAAATACCCTGATGACCATCATTTGTTTCTTGAATCGGCTACAGACATGATTAAAATGGTACGTAACCATGCTTCTTTAGCTATCTGGTGCGGAGGAAATGAGATTACCCCACCAGATGATATCCTGATTCCATTACGTGATTCAATTCTACCAAAACTAGATGGTACACGCTGGTTTATTGATTATTCAAATTCAGACAGCATGTCGTTGAATACAATTGGTGGAAATGGTGACGGGCCTTATACAATCCAGGATGTAAGCACATTCTGGAAAGACAGAACTTTCCCTTTTAACTCTGAAGTAGGCTCCGTAGGTGTTGGAGATCTGGAATCTCTGGAAAGATTTATTCCTAAGGCTAATTTAATAGCGCCTGTTTATATAACTCCGGAAAAACGTGAAGCAAAAGGGCCTTCTGAAAAAGTTGATTCTGTATGGGATTACCACAACTATCTGGGAGTAGGTTATGAGCAACATATTCTTCCTTATGGCAAGCCTGCGGATGTTGCTGATTTTGCAAAGAAAGCACAATTGGTAAACTATGATCAGTACAGAGGATTAATGGAGGGTTTCAGCGCACACATGTGGGAATGGTATACTGGAGTAATTATCTGGAAAACACAGAATCCATGGACTTCGATGCGTGGACAGATGTATGATTATTACCTGGACCCGAATGCTTGTTTATTTGGTTTACGTTCTGGAAGTGAGCCATTACACGCTATGTATAATCCTGTAGATGGGATGCTGATGGTGGTCAACAATGGCTTTAAAGGCAAACAAAACATCATGCTGGACGCCAGGGTATTTGATATGGACGGAAAAGAGACTTCTTTAACTAAAGTATTCTGTTTCCTTGATCCGGCAAGTACTAAAAAGGTAATGTCAGTTAAAAAGATTGTAGATGAACTTTCGGCTAAAAAAGGTTCATTCCTTTCTTTACAGTTACTGGATGAAAATAAAAACTTGTTGAGTACTAATTTATACTGGTTAGCCGATAGTAAAGGCGGTTATTCAGGACTGAATGAATTAAAAGGTTCTGCACTTAAAATGACTGCAAAACAGTTGAAAAGCGGACAGATTGAAGTTTCTTTAAGCAACCCGGCCAATGGCCCTGTTAGCTTTTTCAACAGAGTTTCCCTGGTGAATGCACAAACTAAAAAAAGAGTTTTACCGGTATTTTATGAGGATAACTATTTCTCTATCCTTCCGGGGGCAGACAAAAAAATCATTATAGATTATCAACCTGAAAAAGGTGCTTCACTGCCAATGATCACTTTAACCAACTATGTTGGACAGGAACAAACCATCCAGATTAATCCCTAG
- a CDS encoding GNAT family N-acetyltransferase, producing the protein MTPKKIDINSFVYKLNHDLSTVDWTYVCELFYKIDWRTRVEPEIESAFRKSTWTLFVYHEDQIIAFGRVVGDGRYYAVMADIVVDPDFQGNGLGKKIINMLNGQLDNYHFVNLTAAPGKGNFYQKLGWKKQTTSYIWPQGPKQLRQHCEPEEGSEI; encoded by the coding sequence ATGACACCAAAAAAAATCGATATTAATAGTTTCGTATATAAGCTAAACCATGATTTGTCTACGGTTGACTGGACCTATGTTTGTGAGCTTTTCTATAAGATTGACTGGAGAACAAGGGTAGAGCCGGAGATCGAATCTGCCTTCAGAAAAAGCACATGGACTTTGTTTGTTTACCATGAAGATCAGATTATTGCTTTTGGAAGGGTAGTAGGGGATGGACGTTATTATGCAGTCATGGCAGATATAGTTGTTGATCCAGACTTTCAGGGAAATGGACTAGGGAAAAAAATCATCAATATGCTGAACGGACAGCTTGATAATTATCATTTTGTAAATTTAACGGCAGCTCCGGGAAAGGGTAATTTTTATCAGAAGCTGGGCTGGAAAAAACAAACCACTTCTTATATCTGGCCGCAAGGACCTAAGCAGTTGAGACAACATTGTGAGCCTGAAGAAGGTTCAGAGATCTAA
- the trxB gene encoding thioredoxin-disulfide reductase, translating to MNTSQEIEHVQCLIIGSGPAGYTAAIYAARADLKPVLYTGMEAGGQLTQTTDVDNFPGYPNGIMGPEMMEDFRKQAERFGSDIRFGYVSSVDFSATPHKVVVDEIKTITADTVIISTGATAKWLGLPSEQHYNGFGVSACAVCDGFFFKNQDVAIVGAGDTAAEEATYLAKLCKKVYMLVRRDEFRASKAMVHRVLNTPNIEVIYNSEAKEVLGNGKNVTGLKILNNKTGEEKDLEVEGFFVAIGHKPNTDIFKGWLEMDDTGYLKTIPGTTKTNIEGVFAAGDVQDHYYRQAVTAAGSGCMAALDAERYLAAKEHEVKAVS from the coding sequence ATGAATACTTCTCAAGAAATAGAACACGTTCAGTGTCTGATCATAGGTTCAGGGCCGGCAGGTTATACTGCTGCAATTTATGCTGCCAGAGCAGATTTGAAACCTGTGTTGTATACCGGAATGGAAGCTGGAGGACAATTGACGCAGACTACTGATGTTGATAATTTCCCGGGTTACCCTAATGGAATCATGGGCCCTGAAATGATGGAAGATTTCCGCAAACAAGCAGAACGTTTTGGTTCAGATATCCGCTTTGGTTATGTAAGTTCAGTAGATTTCTCTGCTACACCGCATAAGGTTGTGGTGGATGAGATTAAAACTATTACTGCCGATACGGTAATCATCTCTACTGGTGCTACTGCAAAATGGTTAGGTTTACCTAGTGAGCAGCATTACAATGGTTTTGGAGTTTCTGCATGTGCAGTATGTGATGGATTCTTCTTCAAAAATCAGGATGTGGCTATTGTAGGTGCAGGAGATACTGCTGCTGAAGAGGCAACTTACCTGGCTAAATTATGTAAGAAAGTATATATGTTAGTACGCCGTGATGAATTCAGAGCTTCTAAAGCAATGGTTCACCGTGTATTAAATACGCCAAATATTGAAGTGATCTATAATTCTGAGGCCAAAGAAGTTTTAGGAAATGGTAAAAATGTAACTGGTCTGAAAATTTTAAATAACAAGACTGGTGAAGAAAAAGATCTGGAAGTAGAAGGATTCTTTGTGGCTATTGGTCATAAACCGAATACTGACATCTTTAAAGGCTGGTTGGAAATGGATGATACAGGCTATCTTAAAACTATTCCCGGAACAACAAAAACAAATATTGAAGGTGTTTTTGCTGCTGGTGATGTTCAGGATCATTACTATCGCCAGGCAGTAACTGCTGCGGGTTCAGGTTGTATGGCAGCGCTGGATGCAGAACGTTATCTTGCGGCTAAAGAACATGAAGTGAAAGCTGTTTCTTAA
- a CDS encoding toxin-antitoxin system YwqK family antitoxin, with the protein MKRILVCFLLLFAGLSSYAQIKTILLDGKDQLTLDSTQAVTYAVLGKITGDTVYTFKKYDFSGVLLASGSFRDDNMEVPVGKFVYYNWITPENNNRNDGFEINGKERYIELIGAYRNGRRDGRWISFYPDGKMKQIITFAQGIIHGSYKAFDSRGEEQLSGIYTNGKKEGTWTLNGGKQENEYVNDQLVSTLKGKKLREKQAERARTN; encoded by the coding sequence ATGAAACGGATACTTGTTTGTTTTCTTCTTCTGTTTGCTGGGTTAAGTAGTTATGCCCAGATCAAAACGATTTTGCTTGATGGTAAAGATCAGCTTACGCTGGATTCAACTCAGGCAGTAACTTATGCTGTGCTGGGTAAAATTACCGGAGATACGGTTTATACTTTTAAAAAGTATGATTTTAGCGGTGTATTGTTGGCTTCTGGTTCTTTCAGGGATGATAATATGGAAGTCCCTGTTGGTAAATTCGTTTATTATAACTGGATTACCCCTGAAAATAACAATAGAAATGATGGCTTTGAGATCAACGGAAAAGAAAGATACATTGAACTGATTGGTGCGTACCGGAACGGAAGACGTGATGGCCGCTGGATTAGTTTTTATCCTGACGGTAAAATGAAGCAGATCATTACTTTTGCGCAGGGGATTATCCACGGGTCTTATAAAGCTTTTGATAGCAGGGGTGAGGAGCAGTTATCTGGTATATATACCAATGGAAAAAAAGAAGGTACCTGGACACTCAACGGTGGTAAACAGGAAAATGAGTACGTTAATGATCAGCTGGTTTCTACTTTAAAAGGTAAAAAACTCCGCGAAAAGCAGGCAGAGCGTGCCAGGACGAATTAA
- a CDS encoding TIGR00730 family Rossman fold protein, protein MKSICVYCGANFNGDPVLRAAVENLAQAFVDHNIRLIYGGGSVGVMGIISEEVLNRKGLVTGVIPQFLLDKEVGNLEVTELIVTENMHQRKQKMADLSDGFIILPGGFGTLEEFFEVLTWLQLGLHNKAIGVLNVGGFYDHLFAQLDVMVAHKLLTPNNRKLVIDATEPVELLQKMMDFKVAPDSVWFEDRNLS, encoded by the coding sequence ATGAAATCGATTTGTGTTTATTGTGGTGCTAATTTTAACGGCGACCCTGTTTTAAGAGCGGCTGTAGAAAATTTGGCGCAGGCATTTGTGGATCATAATATCCGCCTGATTTATGGTGGAGGCAGTGTGGGTGTAATGGGGATTATTTCGGAAGAAGTGTTGAACCGTAAAGGGTTGGTAACTGGTGTAATTCCCCAGTTTTTACTGGATAAAGAGGTTGGGAATTTAGAGGTTACCGAACTGATTGTTACCGAGAATATGCATCAGCGTAAGCAAAAGATGGCCGATCTTTCGGATGGTTTTATTATCCTTCCTGGTGGCTTCGGGACTTTGGAAGAGTTTTTTGAAGTACTGACCTGGTTACAGTTAGGATTACATAATAAGGCTATTGGTGTATTGAATGTTGGTGGTTTTTACGATCATTTATTTGCGCAGCTGGATGTAATGGTTGCGCATAAATTGTTGACGCCAAATAACAGGAAACTGGTTATTGATGCCACAGAGCCAGTTGAGTTACTACAAAAAATGATGGACTTTAAAGTTGCACCTGATTCCGTTTGGTTTGAGGATAGAAACTTGAGCTAA
- the nagB gene encoding glucosamine-6-phosphate deaminase: protein MSRLNLLEETRYEKLPVSVYADEQTASIEVAKRISSLMLSKQEKGEQAVLGLATGATPVKVYKELIRLHKEEGLSFSNVVTFNLDEYYPMKPGSNQSYVRFMNENLFDHIDIKRENINIPDGELKREDIEDFCLKYEQKISSFGGIDLQVLGIGRTGHIGFNEPGSAPNSGTRLVTLDELTRRDASRDFGGVANVPTKAITMGIGTIFKAKEIILMAWNEKKASIVKKAVEGELSADVPATYLQLSPHVEFILDQDAASSLTRFDTPWLVKDCAWTDEQVTKAVIWLAKTLNKPILKLTEDNYNNNGMAQLAILRGPVYQINIHIFNKLQHTITGWPGGKPNADDSQRPERAEPALKRVIVFSPHPDDDVISMGGTFIRLADQGHQVHVAYQTSGNTAVWDDDVLRFMEFNIDFAESRGEDAKALKDTYNDMRNFISAKLPNQTDPEEIRTVKKLIRKGEAIAGARFAGVIDERIHFMDLPFYDRSKFQKDVSFEDDIVQTMELLQEVKPHQIFAAGDFADPHGTHKVCFNILVEAMTRLRKTESWTKDCWLWLYRGAWHEFETHEIEMAVPLSPQEVERKKLAIFKHQSQKDLPVFPGEDSREFWVRAEARTQETARAYDQLGLAEYEAMEAFVKWKF, encoded by the coding sequence ATGTCAAGATTAAATTTATTAGAAGAGACGAGATACGAAAAGTTGCCGGTCAGTGTTTACGCTGATGAACAAACTGCAAGTATTGAAGTCGCAAAAAGAATTTCATCTCTTATGCTGTCAAAACAGGAAAAAGGAGAACAGGCTGTTTTAGGCCTTGCTACCGGAGCCACTCCTGTGAAAGTATATAAAGAGCTGATCCGCCTGCACAAAGAAGAAGGGCTTAGCTTCAGCAATGTGGTGACTTTTAATCTGGATGAGTATTATCCAATGAAACCAGGATCGAATCAAAGTTATGTTCGTTTCATGAATGAAAACCTTTTTGATCATATTGATATTAAAAGGGAAAACATTAATATCCCGGATGGTGAATTAAAGAGAGAAGATATTGAAGATTTCTGCTTGAAGTATGAGCAGAAAATCAGCAGTTTTGGCGGTATTGATTTACAGGTGCTGGGGATAGGAAGAACGGGCCACATTGGTTTCAATGAACCAGGATCTGCCCCTAATTCAGGAACGAGATTAGTAACATTGGATGAGTTGACCAGAAGAGATGCTTCCCGTGATTTTGGTGGAGTAGCCAATGTACCCACCAAAGCCATTACAATGGGTATAGGTACTATTTTTAAGGCCAAGGAAATCATTTTGATGGCCTGGAATGAGAAGAAAGCATCGATTGTAAAAAAAGCTGTAGAGGGAGAATTGTCTGCTGATGTACCGGCTACTTATTTACAATTATCACCTCATGTAGAATTTATTCTGGATCAGGATGCTGCCTCTTCATTGACCCGTTTTGATACACCATGGTTAGTTAAAGATTGTGCCTGGACTGATGAGCAGGTTACCAAGGCCGTGATCTGGTTAGCAAAAACATTAAACAAGCCTATTCTGAAGTTAACTGAAGATAATTATAACAATAATGGTATGGCACAACTGGCTATTTTACGTGGCCCGGTGTATCAGATCAACATTCATATTTTCAATAAATTACAACACACAATCACTGGCTGGCCGGGTGGTAAACCGAACGCAGACGATAGCCAGCGTCCGGAACGTGCAGAGCCCGCATTGAAACGTGTGATCGTTTTCTCTCCGCATCCGGATGATGATGTAATTTCTATGGGCGGTACTTTTATCCGCTTGGCAGATCAGGGGCATCAGGTGCACGTTGCTTATCAAACCTCAGGTAATACTGCGGTTTGGGATGATGATGTATTGCGTTTCATGGAATTCAATATAGATTTTGCAGAGTCAAGAGGTGAGGATGCAAAAGCTTTGAAAGATACTTACAATGACATGCGTAATTTTATCAGTGCAAAATTACCTAATCAGACAGATCCGGAAGAAATCCGTACGGTAAAAAAACTGATCCGTAAAGGTGAGGCAATTGCCGGGGCAAGATTTGCTGGTGTAATCGATGAGCGTATCCATTTTATGGATCTTCCTTTTTATGACAGAAGCAAGTTTCAGAAAGATGTGAGTTTTGAAGATGATATTGTGCAAACGATGGAATTGCTACAGGAAGTAAAACCGCACCAGATTTTTGCTGCAGGTGATTTTGCAGATCCGCATGGCACACATAAAGTTTGTTTCAATATTTTAGTAGAAGCAATGACCCGTTTGAGAAAAACAGAGAGCTGGACAAAAGATTGTTGGTTATGGTTATACAGAGGTGCATGGCATGAGTTTGAAACCCATGAAATTGAGATGGCTGTACCACTTTCCCCACAAGAAGTGGAAAGAAAGAAACTGGCTATCTTCAAACATCAGTCGCAAAAGGACCTGCCTGTTTTTCCGGGTGAGGATTCAAGAGAATTCTGGGTAAGGGCAGAAGCACGTACGCAGGAAACTGCCAGGGCTTATGATCAACTTGGACTAGCTGAATATGAAGCTATGGAAGCATTTGTGAAGTGGAAGTTTTAA